Within the Channa argus isolate prfri chromosome 12, Channa argus male v1.0, whole genome shotgun sequence genome, the region GTCTTAGAGGCACAATGAGGggtcagagagaaaagaggctctgcatggcttttgttttgttgagctaaaataaatgtgttaaaatcattcaaatttGATGGAAATAGAGCCAAGTCAAGGCAGCAGTCATCTACTGACCTTTTACGACAGCAGCACATTTTACAGAATCATGGCAGAAAGTCACAGCACAGACTCACCAACATTACAGATTACAGTTGCTGCTCCTGACAGCTGCAGGTCTTCATAGCTTTTTCTGTTCTTCCCATCTTTGATTAAGGTGATATGCTGCTTGAGTTTCTCAATAAACTGACAAAAGCAGGATTTGTAGCCAGATCAATATAtctggttgttgtttttattttcctcctaaCAAACGTCATATGCAGTGAATGATTCTTTATGGAATTTACAAAAATCACAAGCATAATTTATGTCCTTTACCTTTGACAGGTAAATCACCTCTTTAAGCTTATTACTGATGCTGTAATCATGTTGGATACAACAAGCTTCTCTCCACTGTATATCAGCCATGATGACACAGCAAAACAACTCTGCTGCAGGAAATATTACACAGTCAAAGTGTTTCTGGAGTGTGTTCctgctttatttattctgaATATCAATATCTCCATTTTAAAATGCGCGTTGAGCTTTAGCTGTTTGCCTCTCTGCAGTCACTGGTCTTTAAAATGAAGAGAAGCAGAGCGAAGTGCGCTGATAGCAACAGAACTTTTTTTAGCTGTGACTCACCACAATTTGGAAGATGGACGGAAATAGATCCTGAAACCAGAGCTGCACTATGTTTGGATCGCGCTGACGTCATGCGCTGCATGATCGGAGATTTGGTCGAAGAGAAACTCGCTGTCTGGTAATATATTATGaatatgttcaatgtttgtaCATATGTCAGTCGTCATTTACGTTGCACgttaacattttgtcattatgtttgtGGAAAAAGTAACGTGGTTGTAAAAACCTTCCTCTGATGAACGTGATCGCTTTGCAGTGTAGTTGTGTAAAAACGTGACTTTTAGGAGACGATGTGTGAGTAGATGAGAAAGTCAGTTAGTCTGTCTgctaaaaatgatgtttctatgtaaatgaaaacataaggCAAAGCCCACCTTTAATGACCTAAACCCTATACGCATTTTAGTTCATAGTTCATTTcactaaatgttttactgtttgtgtaaaAGTGAGACTGGTCTCAGCAGAAGTTGCCACAGCTTTTACACTTAAATTCTGCCTGAGGAAAGAATTTTATTTCATCATGCAGTATAAAGAGAAGAGCTGCACATATGAGTTAATTGTTAACTTTTATGAGGCATTTTCTGGTGAAATCAAGATAATAAACATATATACTTTCACAGTTAGTTTataattaacaaatatttacacatatttatgttttcacttcattttcagAACAGCAAAGTGCTTTATCCAATGGATCGACTGTGCATTCGATCCTCCCTCAGAACCATCAGTGTTCTGGTTGTTCATCTTCTCATTCACTTCTGTGGAGGTAAATTAAGTATTTTCTATATTAAAGACACAAATGGAAGTTTgtaagtacatttttatatttctgtgctacagtttttattttgaaaaaaaaaatgcattgtcaTTTCTGTCTGAAGATAATCAATAAGCCCTAACATATGATATGATACATTATAAGCTACTTAATTTGTCCCCTAGGGAAACTTTTATGGCCAAGACTTTAGAAAAGCCAGCAGAGTGTGATTCATCATTTATTGTGagataatgaaaatataataaaataaaaaaataattctcaCCATGACTTTTCAGGGACAGCTTCTCTTTAGTTCTTACAGTAAACAGTGTATATACATGAATTATTACAGCTGAAATAAAACgtgttttcttttcaggtcAGTCTCGGTTAGTTAGTTCACCTCAGCCAGTGGTGGCAAAAGTTGGTGATGACGTCATTTTACCATGTCACCTTGAACCTGCTGTGGACGTTGCTACAAAGACGTTGGAGTGGACGAGGCCTGACCTGGATCCCAGATATGTTTATGTGCAGCGATCCAGTCAGGATTATGAAGATTGGAAAAATCCGTCCTACAAAGGAAGAACATCACTGTTCACTGATGAACTGAAGCgtggaaacatttcactgaagCTCTCCAACGTGAAACTTGCTGATGAGGGGAAATACAGATGCTACATTCCAGACAGGAACGAAGAATCTTTTATTGACCTGGTTGTTGGTAGGTGGACACACACTGGATGAGTATGTTTTGGCATTTGGCCTAGTTTTTGCAGTGTATAAAAAGTTTCTGGCAGGATCAGCTTTTTATCTGTTTGGTTTTTAGTGGTTTAGCTAGCTGGTGCATGGTGGTGGACTGGTTACCGTAGCTGCCTCTAAAAGgccagctagaaggttgtgggttcgtgCCCTGGCTGGCtgtggtctgtctgtgtagagtttgcatgttatcCCAGTGCTTCCATGGGTTTTCTCTGGGTGCTCCGATTTcctcacagtccaaaaacatgcacgtTACGTTAACTGGTGAATCTGAAATTGCCCTTGAGTGCGAcaggttttctgtctgtgtgtctctctgtggccctgtgaTGACCTGGCCACTTGTCCAGGTTTTACCCTGCCTCTCCCcatatgacagctgggattggctctgGCCCATTCACGACCCAAATAgaagcagtgacagataaaCGTTTAAATTTATAAGTTTCATAAAGCTTATCGATGACAGATATTGAAATAGATGCTAATGCACCTTTCACTTACTCTCTAACTGTTACTGCTCTGTACTTAtgtcaaacttttgtttttagttttctttagaGGTTTTTGCAGCTAAAATGACAACTTTATTAACTAAGTATTATTTAGCCAACTAGTCAGCAAGCAAACAACTTAAAATTCAATGAAATCCTTTTAAAACGAGCAGACTGCAGCATGTTCAAAGCTAGCTAATGCTAAATCTTGGCCTAGGATGTATTGCAATATTAGTACTGTAGACAAACGacataaattataatttatGCATCTATCATCATAGCagataatgtattatttatccCTTTACTTATTGGTTTAGAGAGTGCCCCTGTTAGCATAGCAAATGCATCAGTGTCTgctaaaacttttttaaataattctcgagaaaatgttaaaatagttCTCTTGATTTTGGAAggattaaaaaatgtaagaattcaGGAGAGCAATCAGTCATCAAACATGATTTTTAAGGCAGTGTTTATGCTGTGCATGTGCTAAACTATATCTAACTAAACACTTTAcagtaatatatttatatttgtaaaactttcttaatgattcagtttaaaatgttctttgttcTCAGCCTCAGGTGCTTTTTCATCCCCTGGAATCAGTTTAACAGGACTTGATGAATGCATCAGTGGGGTGTTGTTACAGTGTGAGTCTGAAGGCTGGTATCCAGATCCTgaggtgttgtggttggacgGTGAAGGAAACGTCCTCTCTGCTGGACctacagagacagtcagaggtCCTGATGACTTTTatactgtcagcagcagagtcacTGTGGACAAGAGACACGGAAAGAGATTCACCTGTAGAGTCCAACAGAACAAAATCAACCagaccagagagacacacatacatgttcCAGGTTAATATGAGTTTTcaaattcatgttgtgttaatagttttatatttctgtctgtatttgCAGTAACTGCTAataatattatgttttaatattttagatgaTTTCTTTAAGGTCCAGTCCAGATGTTCTGCGACCACAGTGGGTTTGGCTGTTAGTTTGGCTGTTTCCATCATGTTGagtcttttacttttacttctccTGTGTAAGAAAAACAGTAAGTCACAAACTCATCACACAGAAAAAgtgaattgtttttatattgagtCTAAATCTTATAAGTTatgacataaacaaaaatgtgctatattttatatgcaatcagtaaaaatgtaaaatgcttcatttttacagcccattttatattttagactaaatattttattttgtgatagCTCCCTAAAGAGTAATCAGATGTTTTTTAACTATAATTGTACTGCCTTAATTTTTACACAGTGTCTAAGAGAAACCAGATGGATGAAGTTGAGTCTGAGgaccaaaaagagacaaagcaggtaatgactgaacaaacagcacaaataaaacatttgaacaagagaaatgttgaaacaaacagcaaacttGTCAGTACAGAAACGGGACATGTGTATAGAAGGGGACTAAAAATATCAACCAAAAAGTCTCAGCTGAGCAAGAAAGGTACAAAACGTTCACAGTTAGAAAGAAGATCTGTGTTTCCAGAAGAACTAACAGCTAATGATTGAAGAGTGGAGCAAAGAACAAAGAACAGAGGAAAATCAAATACACTACATGAGCATCTAAGAGATACAATAGGGTCAAAAATTGGCTTTGGAAAACTAAGGAAACATGAGTGAGAGAAAACATGAATGAGGCAAAGAAACTACAAGAGAACAAGTCCTGAACTGAGAACAATAACAaggaaacaaagtaaacactgaAATCAGTCCAGAGGTCAactgggagagagagatggtgacCAGATCAGTAGACATGGAACCATGGAGCCAGTTAGGTTCTtatttaatttgtcacttttacCTCCATCTTTCTGCTGCATGTCTCAGTTAAAGAATCAAAGGTCTGTGGAGCTTCAGGTGCAACAGAAGAGACAGGAAACTCATTGTAGTTTGCATGGGGGTCAAATTAGGGACCCACTCAAAGAAAATGGTGCTGGAGGGTAAAATTCTTCAGGGAACTTTAGTCAAACGATGGAATAGTTCAGATATGTCTCTcttcatttgtctctgtcttcccAGACGGGAAGAATCCGAGGTGCTGCATCCCGCTGCTGTTGTTCTTTGGTAAGTGATAGAAAACCACATGGTATTAACTCAACAGTTtagtgatataaaaaaatagatgTTCAGCAAAGTAACACAACAAGATAAAGTTCAACACATAGAAATGTGCAGCACTGAAATACACTGATAGTGAGAGTGAAGTCTGATACTAATATGGTTAAAGATGAATTGATGGAACTGCACAATTTTAACACTAGATCAGTGTTATcaatcattaaaatataaacaaaaaatctgatttGTCTCTGTTTAAGTTGCCGTTCGTTTCCAAACGAAGATTCCGTAAGGAGAAACTGAGTAGGGTGGAAGCTCAAAGCCAAGTTCGGAGTCTGAAAGAAGACCTGGAAGCTACGAAACAggtttttatacaaaataatttctctgtAGACACCAGTTTCCCTTTAAATCTGTGTTCATTTAATATTTGGTTCATCTGTATGTTTATATCTGTAATTATGTTCTAagacattataaaaatacactatGATGTCCAAATTACTacatattactttttaaaactgtgtatTTGTTCTATTTATCTTTACTCAGAGcattttattgtgtattattaAACTGctactcatttaaaatgtaaaaaatttgTGTAGGCAACTAATAGAAATTTACTTCTCTACGATGTAAATGCACAAACTCATAAAGATGTCAAGTCTGGTGGTCAGAGAAGGGAAGAGAACAAGGCAGAAGTACAACAACCGATGACACGTTATAAACTATCAAAAACAAGTCCTTAAATACACAGACAATGAATGGGTGATGATGGGTGATGATGGGTGATGTGGAACAGCTGGAAAACCAGGAAGCCTCAGCTGATGAGGGGGAGTAGTGCAGGGGCAAATACAGAAACCATAGTTACACACTggacaaaatactaaaataaaagccTCTTTTGTCCTCAGTCCATCTTTAAATGTCTCAGAGCTGCACTTTTTCTGAAGCCACCTTGAAAACATTACTGAATGTTTAGtttaactaaaagtaaaatgacaaatatcaTTGGACTGAAGTGTTGgaatattttatattagtttatGGACAACTTGCAGCAGAGTGTTGCTGTGTAATGTTCAGGGCACAAATTACCATTTATACTTTTGAACTTTTCCCTGATAAGGAGATggaatgtaacattttatttttctgtacttCAGGCAGGTAAGCTGTCTCCCAGAGAACAATTAATAAGCTGCAgtcaaatcatttgtttttttgtgtaatttattaaGTGTCTGATTTAACCAGTGTGGTGTCACAGCAGTTtacaattagattttattttgtaaacgGTAACAACAAACTTGAAAGATTATTTTTCCTCCGATTGCAAATACAAGAATACAAGTTCTATACTTACTGATTAAAATCCATCTGTCTGATAGCTGAAGGACAACAAAAGGAACAATTAAGGAAATTGTGTTTGGAAACACTGTGTTCCAACACTGTCTAGCTAAGCTTATCTCTCAAATATTTACTGctaaagttacaaaaataatcAATCACCTTGTGTTATGATTAGTATTTTagcaaggacccaagtaaggaggacatataaagaaaagggtacttatttataaagaaacaggagggtttaacaaaactaaaaatcactccacaggAGGAGGGTAAAGAACTTACAGAACTAAAGGTAACAAAGCAACTAACTCAACACATACAGGGTAAACGACAGACTATTACAGCTATTCAAACAAtggggtgcacacatacaagactgACACAAGTTAGGGTGCAGCCAGGGACCAGACTAGACCTTAACTAATTCTAATACACAGGTAGAAGGTAACTTAACACGGACTAATGAActaaacagaaatacacagacgggaataaaacaaactaaactagaggCAGAGACCAAACCACATAACAAGGAATAACAAAACGCAGGAGAGACCAAACCATAGACCAATAACCTTGACAGTCcagacagggatcaggcaggatacaaacttgtgacaaataaagacacaggacaaaccagcagagaacactggggagagcagggtataaaaggacggggaacaggtgaaacaaatcaggacaaaacgaggaaggtaaagacagcaaacagactcacgggaagagacacaggaggatcaattaaataaaagccaaaaccGGAAATAAAGTTAGAGAACTGAAACACGGGGACAGGACTGTGACACcttgtcctttaaaaaaaaaaacagctcaaaacTAAAGCAGGAGCTTGAGGACAAGAAGAAGGAGGTTAATATCAAATTATGTGTCTGGTCACCTCTATTATCAGTTCATCTTTAAATGTCTCTCAGCTGCACGTTTTTAACCCAGATTTTTTGCTTTATTGAATATTTAACTTAACGTGGCATTTAGTTCATTTAATTCACTGTTTCTCTACTTTGCATAATATGACTCATAAGAAAAAGTTTGTGTCTTCCATGGTTTTCTACTGATAATAGAAACTTTAAAGGGAGTAAAGGAAGATTGAgtgtaaataaagacaatgcTTCATGTATAATATCTAAAACTGAGAGAGATGAATACTTTTAATATCcaaatgaaaaagtcaaaagtgaagtatttatttgtgttaatttaGTAGTATTATAGTATCATACTAAGTCTAGTCATATACTGTGATTGTAACAAATATTCACtctgtttatttcacattttttgtttttgagactAACTTGATCAAAACAACTATGAAAAGTATGTAAATCTTGGACTTTGAATAaagtttcattgttttctttcaaatctattataaaatgctaaaagaacttttttaatttcatgaatAGATAGAACAGGACATTTTTCAGCTCAATTTAATCACAAAACTAAGAGTTAATTACATAAGAATTCATTCAGACATTCATGAAATATAGAATaaactgtatttgcatttaaacaaatacatttcttttcatctctgCTGCTGGTTGGATCAGTTTTTGCATGAAAAAACAGAGCTTGAGGGAAAAGTGAAGAACCTGgagaacaaaaatacagaagtttgagctttgtgttttcttgattttcaaaattatatttaattgagCAGAAGTTACAGCAGAATGACTCAAATTTGTTTTCATACCAAGATCAAAAGTTCTTAATTAAGAAAATACTGACTGCAAATCTCATGTCCATCATGTTCAGTCTCATGTAACCTTCTTTAATTCATCTGTAAAACTTTTTCTCctcatcttttttctctcccagtTGGAGGGAAACCAAACTACCACCAACGAGCTCCaggaagaacaaaagaaaagacaggaggaatTGACGACATTGAAGAATCAGCTCATAAAGGTTCATTTGATCATTAACTTTCTGAATTCAAATAATATGTTTACTCAACTTATTCTCCACATGACACTGATTCGTATTCTTGTCCTCAGTTCATCTTTAAATGTCTCTCAGCTGCATGTTTTTAGCCCagattttttgctttatttaatatttaacttaACGTGGCATTTAGTTGGTTTAATTCACTGTGTATCTCTACTTTAGATAATGTGACTCCTGAGAAACAGTTTGTGTCTTTCATGGTTTTCTACTGATAATAGAAACTTTAAAGTGAGTAAAGGAAGATTGAgtgtaaataaagacaatgcTTCATGTATAATATCTAAAACTGAGAGAGATGAATACTTTTAATATCCAAATGAAAAAGTCATAAGTgaagtatttatttgtgttaatttagagtaacaaagtacaagtaTCATAGTGTCATACTAACTCTTGCCCAGGGGTGTCcacacttttttggcttgtgagctacttataaaatgacaaagtcaaaATTGACTACctattataaaaatacaaaacatgtatttaggAATATATTGAGAATTATTTATATGAACAATACATGTTGGTTTAGTTTGCATAACTGCATGAACCCATATTGCAAATACaactacaattttttttgttcatctcCTTACTCTGATGACTTGCACAGGAAACATAGTCCAGAGTTTATCTCGCTAGCTTGCTAGAGTTTAGCAGCACTTGGTGCAGTTGTATGCATGTGCAGtgacccatgtgtcagaaaaagtcagatgtcagactggctgccctACGTCAATCAGTGACAAATTACATAGTGAGGACGGATGacgtctactttgttaattccatgcgaTCTACCCACACGACCTTTGAGATCGACCGGTAGATCGCGATCGACGCATTGGGTACTTGTATCACTGCTGATCCTGCACCAATCCTCATTCCTGTCCAAGATCCTCACACACTTCAAGTCCAATCCACCATTTTCCAGCAGATAACTATAACCTCAGACTTGGAGCTGGATCACACTGGGCTGCAAACAGCCCCAGTTCATGATGAAGGTCACAGCCTGATAAAGCAACTTTGTTagggaggaaaggaaaaagtgcTGGGAAACACTGTGATCCAACAGTTTCCAGCCAAGTTTTAAtggtcatttaaaataatactttaaagATTGAAGTGCAGTTTCTTCCATAGTATAGTAAAGATTTTACTTGGTAGCAGAAATCCCAACAGAATGACTCAAATCTGTTTTCACATCAAGATCAACAGATCATGATTAAGAAAATACTGATGCAAATCTTATGTCCATCATGTCCAGTATCATGTAACCTTCCTTATAAAATCTGTAAAACTTTTGCTcctcatctgtttttttctctcagtcAGAAGAAAacctaaaacagaaaaacaagcagctcCAAGAGGAAAAGCAGGAAAGAGGGAAAACTGTGGGAGAAGTGGAGAGATTGAAGAAACAGGTGAAGGAGGTTCATTTGATCATCATTTCTAAATTCTAATAACATGTTTACTCAACTTATTCTCCACATGATGTTCAGACTTTTTCATCCTCAGTTCACCTTTAAATGTCTCATATGTTTTTAACCCacctttactttactttataagACCATATACAGTGTCTGTAAGTATTCACCACTTGACCTGTAAAAACACTTATGATcaatttaacttgtttttttttttgccaaaattaAAGTAACAAACAGTTTTCATGTCAAAATTTAAACTATGTTTgcaaaataatctaaatgagTTCTGAACATGAGGTCgatgttttcatcactttaCTTTCTAGTAGAAACTTTCTTAAATGTtagaatttaatatttttttgtttctcagacCAAGTTAATCAAAACAATTGAGAGTAAATGTGAGACAtcacataaaatattattaattttccttttattgttcTCTCAAATCTACTGTAAATCACTACTCTAACttcttttatttcataaatagATAGAAAAGGACATTTTTCAGGTTGATCACAAAACTAATAGAGTTGATTACATGACATTTCATTTAGGcattcattcataaaatatacaa harbors:
- the LOC137137533 gene encoding butyrophilin subfamily 3 member A2-like isoform X11, whose amino-acid sequence is MDRLCIRSSLRTISVLVVHLLIHFCGGQSRLVSSPQPVVAKVGDDVILPCHLEPAVDVATKTLEWTRPDLDPRYVYVQRSSQDYEDWKNPSYKGRTSLFTDELKRGNISLKLSNVKLADEGKYRCYIPDRNEESFIDLVVASGAFSSPGISLTGLDECISGVLLQCESEGWYPDPEVLWLDGEGNVLSAGPTETVRGPDDFYTVSSRVTVDKRHGKRFTCRVQQNKINQTRETHIHVPDDFFKVQSRCSATTVGLAVSLAVSIMLSLLLLLLLCKKNMSKRNQMDEVESEDQKETKQTGRIRGAASRCCCSLLPFVSKRRFRKEKLSRVEAQSQVRSLKEDLEATKQELEGNQTTTNELQEEQKKRQEELTTLKNQLIKSEENLKQKNKQLQEEKQERGKTVGEVERLKKQVKELDQLWDEKTKLERKEKDLEKKK
- the LOC137137533 gene encoding butyrophilin subfamily 3 member A2-like isoform X2, with the translated sequence MDRLCIRSSLRTISVLVVHLLIHFCGGQSRLVSSPQPVVAKVGDDVILPCHLEPAVDVATKTLEWTRPDLDPRYVYVQRSSQDYEDWKNPSYKGRTSLFTDELKRGNISLKLSNVKLADEGKYRCYIPDRNEESFIDLVVASGAFSSPGISLTGLDECISGVLLQCESEGWYPDPEVLWLDGEGNVLSAGPTETVRGPDDFYTVSSRVTVDKRHGKRFTCRVQQNKINQTRETHIHVPDDFFKVQSRCSATTVGLAVSLAVSIMLSLLLLLLLLSKRNQMDEVESEDQKETKQTGRIRGAASRCCCSLLPFVSKRRFRKEKLSRVEAQSQVRSLKEDLEATKQELEGNQTTTNELQEEQKKRQEELTTLKNQLIKLEGKLTKTTNELQEEKKKRQEELTENKESVDKKLMETSEELKQTQDQLRVKTEEFNKQLQDEKQRGKKTEDALKKELEDKNKKLDELLDEKKQLEEKLKDLENKNTEVSDDKNELGEEEKKQEKDLVNNNTQLEEPTSSERTSGDRMR
- the LOC137137533 gene encoding butyrophilin subfamily 3 member A2-like isoform X7; translation: MDRLCIRSSLRTISVLVVHLLIHFCGGQSRLVSSPQPVVAKVGDDVILPCHLEPAVDVATKTLEWTRPDLDPRYVYVQRSSQDYEDWKNPSYKGRTSLFTDELKRGNISLKLSNVKLADEGKYRCYIPDRNEESFIDLVVASGAFSSPGISLTGLDECISGVLLQCESEGWYPDPEVLWLDGEGNVLSAGPTETVRGPDDFYTVSSRVTVDKRHGKRFTCRVQQNKINQTRETHIHVPDDFFKVQSRCSATTVGLAVSLAVSIMLSLLLLLLLCKKNMSKRNQMDEVESEDQKETKQTGRIRGAASRCCCSLLPFVSKRRFRKEKLSRVEAQSQVRSLKEDLEATKQELEGNQTTTNELQEEQKKRQEELTTLKNQLIKSEENLKQKNKQLQEEKQERGKTVGEVERLKKQLQDEKQSGKEREDKLKKELEEKKKEKPTSTLSLNLQNHS
- the LOC137137533 gene encoding butyrophilin subfamily 3 member A2-like isoform X3, translating into MDRLCIRSSLRTISVLVVHLLIHFCGGQSRLVSSPQPVVAKVGDDVILPCHLEPAVDVATKTLEWTRPDLDPRYVYVQRSSQDYEDWKNPSYKGRTSLFTDELKRGNISLKLSNVKLADEGKYRCYIPDRNEESFIDLVVASGAFSSPGISLTGLDECISGVLLQCESEGWYPDPEVLWLDGEGNVLSAGPTETVRGPDDFYTVSSRVTVDKRHGKRFTCRVQQNKINQTRETHIHVPDDFFKVQSRCSATTVGLAVSLAVSIMLSLLLLLLLCKKNMSKRNQMDEVESEDQKETKQTGRIRGAASRCCCSLLPFVSKRRFRKEKLSRVEAQSQVRSLKEDLEATKQELEGNQTTTNELQEEQKKRQEELTTLKNQLIKLEGKLTKTTNELQEEKKKRQEELTENKESVDKKLMETSEELKQTQDQLRVKTEEFNKQLQDEKQRGKKTEDALKKELEDKNKKLDELLDEKKQLEEKLKDLENKNTEVSDDKNELGEEEKKQEKDLVNNNTQVRFLVGGANVK
- the LOC137137533 gene encoding butyrophilin subfamily 3 member A2-like isoform X4; its protein translation is MDRLCIRSSLRTISVLVVHLLIHFCGGQSRLVSSPQPVVAKVGDDVILPCHLEPAVDVATKTLEWTRPDLDPRYVYVQRSSQDYEDWKNPSYKGRTSLFTDELKRGNISLKLSNVKLADEGKYRCYIPDRNEESFIDLVVASGAFSSPGISLTGLDECISGVLLQCESEGWYPDPEVLWLDGEGNVLSAGPTETVRGPDDFYTVSSRVTVDKRHGKRFTCRVQQNKINQTRETHIHVPDDFFKVQSRCSATTVGLAVSLAVSIMLSLLLLLLLCKKNMSKRNQMDEVESEDQKETKQTGRIRGAASRCCCSLLPFVSKRRFRKEKLSRVEAQSQVRSLKEDLEATKQELEGNQTTTNELQEEQKKRQEELTTLKNQLIKLEGKLTKTTNELQEEKKKRQEELTENKESVDKKLMETSEELKQTQDQLRVKTEEFNKQLQDEKQRGKKTEDALKKELEDKNKKLDELLDEKKQLEEKLKDLENKNTEVSDDKNELGEEEKKQEKDLLEEPTSSERTSGDRMR
- the LOC137137533 gene encoding butyrophilin subfamily 3 member A2-like isoform X13, yielding MDRLCIRSSLRTISVLVVHLLIHFCGGQSRLVSSPQPVVAKVGDDVILPCHLEPAVDVATKTLEWTRPDLDPRYVYVQRSSQDYEDWKNPSYKGRTSLFTDELKRGNISLKLSNVKLADEGKYRCYIPDRNEESFIDLVVASGAFSSPGISLTGLDECISGVLLQCESEGWYPDPEVLWLDGEGNVLSAGPTETVRGPDDFYTVSSRVTVDKRHGKRFTCRVQQNKINQTRETHIHVPDDFFKVQSRCSATTVGLAVSLAVSIMLSLLLLLLLCKKNMSKRNQMDEVESEDQKETKQTGRIRGAASRCCCSLLPFVSKRRFRKEKLSRVEAQSQVRSLKEDLEATKQELEGNQTTTNELQEEQKKRQEELTTLKNQLIKSEENLKQKNKQLQEEKQERGKTVGEVERLKKQLSDEKTKLERKEKRPGEKK
- the LOC137137533 gene encoding butyrophilin subfamily 3 member A2-like isoform X12 encodes the protein MDRLCIRSSLRTISVLVVHLLIHFCGGQSRLVSSPQPVVAKVGDDVILPCHLEPAVDVATKTLEWTRPDLDPRYVYVQRSSQDYEDWKNPSYKGRTSLFTDELKRGNISLKLSNVKLADEGKYRCYIPDRNEESFIDLVVASGAFSSPGISLTGLDECISGVLLQCESEGWYPDPEVLWLDGEGNVLSAGPTETVRGPDDFYTVSSRVTVDKRHGKRFTCRVQQNKINQTRETHIHVPDDFFKVQSRCSATTVGLAVSLAVSIMLSLLLLLLLCKKNMSKRNQMDEVESEDQKETKQTGRIRGAASRCCCSLLPFVSKRRFRKEKLSRVEAQSQVRSLKEDLEATKQELEGNQTTTNELQEEQKKRQEELTTLKNQLIKSEENLKQKNKQLQEEKQERGKTVGEVERLKKQLDQLWDEKTKLERKEKDLEKKK
- the LOC137137533 gene encoding butyrophilin subfamily 3 member A2-like isoform X10, translated to MDRLCIRSSLRTISVLVVHLLIHFCGGQSRLVSSPQPVVAKVGDDVILPCHLEPAVDVATKTLEWTRPDLDPRYVYVQRSSQDYEDWKNPSYKGRTSLFTDELKRGNISLKLSNVKLADEGKYRCYIPDRNEESFIDLVVASGAFSSPGISLTGLDECISGVLLQCESEGWYPDPEVLWLDGEGNVLSAGPTETVRGPDDFYTVSSRVTVDKRHGKRFTCRVQQNKINQTRETHIHVPDDFFKVQSRCSATTVGLAVSLAVSIMLSLLLLLLLCKKNMSKRNQMDEVESEDQKETKQTGRIRGAASRCCCSLLPFVSKRRFRKEKLSRVEAQSQVRSLKEDLEATKQELEGNQTTTNELQEEQKKRQEELTTLKNQLIKSEENLKQKNKQLQEEKQERGKTVGEVERLKKQLQDEKQSGKEREDKLKKELEEKKKELLNQSVM
- the LOC137137533 gene encoding butyrophilin subfamily 3 member A2-like isoform X9 — encoded protein: MDRLCIRSSLRTISVLVVHLLIHFCGGQSRLVSSPQPVVAKVGDDVILPCHLEPAVDVATKTLEWTRPDLDPRYVYVQRSSQDYEDWKNPSYKGRTSLFTDELKRGNISLKLSNVKLADEGKYRCYIPDRNEESFIDLVVASGAFSSPGISLTGLDECISGVLLQCESEGWYPDPEVLWLDGEGNVLSAGPTETVRGPDDFYTVSSRVTVDKRHGKRFTCRVQQNKINQTRETHIHVPDDFFKVQSRCSATTVGLAVSLAVSIMLSLLLLLLLCKKNMSKRNQMDEVESEDQKETKQTGRIRGAASRCCCSLLPFVSKRRFRKEKLSRVEAQSQVRSLKEDLEATKQELEGNQTTTNELQEEQKKRQEELTTLKNQLIKSEENLKQKNKQLQEEKQERGKTVGEVERLKKQLQDEKQSGKEREDKLKKELEEKKKESRHNGSLSAC